CCCTGCAGGCCTTGTTTGAGGCGTTGCACGGCGCTTTTGAGCCCTTCCCTGCGCAGTAGCGGCACAGCCTCTTCCAGGGCCAGTTCCCAGGCGGACGACTCCGTGGTGGTGGCGACTTCGCGTGGCGCGGAGGGGGTCTGCAGGTGCGGCATCACATGGGAACTGATCCAGGCGCGAGTGGCCGGCTCGGCGAAGGGGTTGCCGTCGAAGAACTTCAGCTCGACGACACCGGGCAATCGCTGCAGAAACAGCGCGAACTGGATCTCCACCTCGCGCATCGCCGCCTCGGCATCGAGCGCCTGCAGGCATTCCCAGGCCAGGCGCTGGCCGTCGAACCAGAAGGGCGCGCGCGCCAGGCTGGTTTCCAGATCGACCAGCAGGTCGGCGTAGTGGCCCTGCTCGAAGCGTTCGCTGTAGGAACGCAGCTTGTCGGGGGGCAGGCTGCGCAACGCGGTGGTCTGCTCGGCGTTGCGCTCGGGAAGGCTGTCAATCGGCAGCCAGAGCAATGTTCGGTTCAGGCGTAGGGCGCGCAGGTCGGTGGCCTTCTGGCGCAGCCACCAACTGCACAGGGGGCGGGCGTTGTCCTGCTGGATACGCAGCGCCTTGTGTGCGTCCTTCTCGTTCTCGATGGCGCTCACTGGGGCAAGGAGGTTGGTGGCCGCTTGCTTGACCTGGGCGACCACTGCTCCCACCGAGCCCGGTTCGGGCTGGCCCTGGGAAGCGCGCTGGATCATCTCGTCCACTCGCCGGCATAGTGGCAGCATCAGCGGCGCTTCGCTGTTCAGGCGTGCCGTCAGGCATTCGTCCAGGCTCCGCAGCTGTTCCGCCAACTGACGGAACAGCTGCAATTGTTCCTTGATCGCCAGACTCTCGTTGAACAGTGGCTCCAGTCGTGGAATCAGCCAGCCGATAGCGGCGGCGCGGGTCCTGTCCTTGCGTGGGTGCACCTCGTCCCAGTGCTTCTCGCATAGCTGCAGAAGCGTGGCCAGGCCAGCCTGCAGGCCAGCGAAGGATTCGCGTTGCTGCAGGGCCCAGGTCATCCAGGC
This Pseudomonas sp. ATCC 13867 DNA region includes the following protein-coding sequences:
- the tssA gene encoding type VI secretion system protein TssA — translated: MSHSKKLVSHYLELAATPISAGDFAGEDVRYSPEYESLETELAKTSSLHGNGLVDWQKVIDVSEGILRTQSKDLRIAAWMTWALQQRESFAGLQAGLATLLQLCEKHWDEVHPRKDRTRAAAIGWLIPRLEPLFNESLAIKEQLQLFRQLAEQLRSLDECLTARLNSEAPLMLPLCRRVDEMIQRASQGQPEPGSVGAVVAQVKQAATNLLAPVSAIENEKDAHKALRIQQDNARPLCSWWLRQKATDLRALRLNRTLLWLPIDSLPERNAEQTTALRSLPPDKLRSYSERFEQGHYADLLVDLETSLARAPFWFDGQRLAWECLQALDAEAAMREVEIQFALFLQRLPGVVELKFFDGNPFAEPATRAWISSHVMPHLQTPSAPREVATTTESSAWELALEEAVPLLRREGLKSAVQRLKQGLQGAQGGRERFFWHLSMARLCQQAKKYELAKTQLEALDEQLQESALHQWEPDLALEVLHLLHTCCELLPQNHSVRERKDEVYRRLCHLDLEVVLD